In the Desulfitobacterium hafniense DCB-2 genome, ATGGTATCCATATAGCCCTGTCTATAAGAACAAGCTAAAAGCAATACTGTTTATAACGGAGGTAATCATGAAAGCAAAGACTAGCCTTTTTATCCGTGATGGTCTGATCAAGACCATGAAGGGTCAGGAATTCATTGGCGGCATCCTGGTGGAAGGCACACAGATAAAAGCTCTTGGGGAGAATCTGGTTGCTCCTGAGGGAGCGGAGATTATTGAAGCCCATGGGAAGTTGATTTTACCCGGCTTTATTGACGCCCATTGTCATGTGGGGCTGGGAGAGGAGATCTACCAAAACGAAGGGGATGATCTCAACGAAATGACCGATCCGGTTACCCCTGAGCTTCGTGCTATCGATGGCATCAATCCGGAGGATGAAGGTTTACGGGATGCTCGTTTAGGAGGAGTTACGGCTGTGTTCTCCACACCGGGCAGCGGCAACGTTATTGGTGGGACAGGTGTCGTGTTGAAAACAGTCGGCAAAGTCGTGGATAAGATGATTGTACGGGAGCCGGCAGGGCTGAAGGTAGCCTTTGGAGAGAATCCCAAAATGGTCTATGGTGGGGAACAAAAGAAAATGCCTATGACCCGTATGGCTACTGCCGCCCTGCTTCGTCAAGCGCTGGTGGATGCTGAGACTTATCTGGAAAAGTTAGAACAAGGCATCGAGGACCCGGAAAAGGTACCTGAGCGGGATCTGGGGATGGAAAGTTTAATCCGGGTGATTAAACGTGAGATTCCTCTGCGGGCCCATGCTCACCGGGCCGATGATATTATGACGGCTATCCGCATTGCTAAAGAATTCAATGTGGATCTGGTTATTGAACATTGTACCGAAGGACATAAGATTGCTGAGGAAATCGCCGAGTATGGATATCCTGCCGTTGTGGGTCCTTCACTGGTCAACCGGGCTAAGGTGGAATTGAAAGATAAGTCTTTTGAGACCCCCCATGTCCTGACACAAGCAGGTGTTAAGGTGGCTATTATTACAGACCATCCGGTGACTCCGATTGAACAGCTGTCCCTTTGTGCAGCGCTGGTGGCACGGGCCGGAATGGATGAAGAAGAGGCTTTAAAGGCCATTACAATTAACCCGGCGGAAATTTTGGGTGTGGATCATCGCTTAGGGTCTTTGGAAGTGGGTAAAGATGCGGATATCGTGATTTGGAGTGAACATCCTTTTGTCTTAAAGTCACGCCCGGAAACGGTGATTATCAACGGTAAGGTGATCACGGATTAGCTTTCCGAATGATTGAGAAAAGGCCGGAAACTTTGGGAATTAAGGATACGTAAATAGACATTATAGTTAGAATTCAGAGCGAATGATTAAAGGAAGGAAGTCAGGATGGAGCTGGAAGTTCAAAGCTTAAGTGCAGATTATACTCATGCCCTGGGCTACAATTTAGGAAAAGTGCTTCGTGGTGGAGATGTGGTGTGTCTTGCCGGCGATCTGGGGGCGGGAAAAACTGCCTTAGCAAAAGGAATTGGGGAAGCCCTGGCGGTACAGGAACCCATGACCAGCCCAACCTTTACCTTTCAGATTGAGTATTCAGGGATGGCTCAGGATAGTCCCGTGCGGCTGATCCATATGGATTTATATCGTTTGCGTTATCCGGAAGAGGTAGAGATAATCGGGGTAGAAGATGCTTTTCAAGAGGATGCTATCTGCTTGATTGAATGGCCGGGAATTGCGGAGGATATCCTGCCCGATGATTCATTAGCAATCCGGATTGAAGGATCAGGTGAGGAGCCGCGCTTAATCGGCTTTTCTTCCCAAGCGGAAGCCTGGGCAGAACGGCTCAAAGATATTATCACAGAAATAAATCTTGTTAATCCTTTCGAATACTAGGAGGAACGATGAAGTATCTCACCATCGATACAACCACCAAAGTCACAGCTTTAGCTCTGGCGGATGACGGGCAGCTGGTGGCGGAAGGTTTTTTGCATACATCCAAAACCCATTCGGAGAGGTTGATTCCTGTACTGGATCAAGTCCTGGAGGCATCGGCCTGGAAGCTCCAGGATCTTGATTTTATTGGTGTGGTGCGAGGACCGGGTTCTTTCACAGGAATCCGTATTGGGATTGCCACAGCTCAGGGGTTGGCGCAAGTGCTTAAGCTTCCCTTAATAGGTGTGCTTTCCTTGGATTCCTTGGCTTGGGCCGGACATAGCCGAAAGGAAGAGATCGTACCGATTCTTGATGCCCGCAAGAATGAATGGTATACAGCTCAGTACCGATGGTCGGAAAGGGAGGAAATCCCCATACGAAGCCGAGAGCCTTTCGCGGTAGAGCCGGCACTTTGGCTTAAGGAATTGGCGGAACAAGGCAAGCCCATTGTTTTTGTCGGTGACGCTGTTTCCCGTTATCAAGAGAAGATCAAGGCCATCCTGGGGGATAAGGCAGTGCTTCTCCCGGATTATTTAGCTTTGCCGCGGGGAGCGTATACTGTTCGGTGTGTCTGGAATGAATGGCAGAAGGGAAGCCAGGAAAAGCTTGTGGAACCGTATTATATTCGGTTATCGGAAGCTGAGACCAATTGGGCTAAGAAAGAGGAGGCGCAAAAGGGGAAATGATGATTCGCCCCATGCAAGAGAGTGATTTATCCACAATTCTGGAGATAGAGCATGCCTGCTTTCCGGCGCCTTGGGCTCCCCAGTCTTTTGTCAGCGAATTGAGAGATAATGAATATGCGCGGTACTTTTGTCTGGAACACGAGGGCAATATCATTGGCTATATGGGGCTCTGGTTTATCCTCGAGGAAGGACATATTACCAACGTAGCTGTAGCGCCGGGGTATCAGGGGATGGGCGGTGGAGAGTTTCTGATGCGCTCTGTGATCGATTTGATGGTTAAGGAAGGTATGGAACGTATGACCCTTGAGGTACGAGCTTCCAATACCTCCGCCCAAAGATTGTACGAACGTCTTGGCTTTGTGACAGCGGGAGTTCGTAAAGGCTATTATTCAGATAATCGTGAAGATGCCCTCATTATGTGGCTTGACATAGGCAAAGACTAGAGAAGCAGGCTGATATCAGGAGGTTGCCGGTGAACAATAAAGATATTAATATACTTGGAATTGAGACAAGCTGTGACGAGACCTCAGCTGCTGTGCTTCGCAATGGCTGTGAGCTGCTCAGTCATATTATTTCATCACAGATAAAGACCCATCAAAAATATGGCGGAGTTGTGCCGGAAGTGGCCTCTCGGGAGCATATCCTGCATTTGCAAAGTGTTGTGGAGCAGGCTTTGCAAGAGGCAAAGATGGGGTTTGGCGATTTGGCGGGAATTGCCGTAACCTATGGACCGGGGCTTGTGGGCTCTCTCCTGGTAGGGGTGGCAGGAGCAAAGGCGATGGCTTATGGGGCAGGGATTCCGCTGCTGGGAGTTAATCATTTGGAAGGACATATCTATGCGAACTTTCTTCATAATCCGGGGCTGAAGTTTCCTTTGCTGGCTCTCCTTGTCTCGGGAGGGCATTCCCATTTGGTCTATTTTGAAGGACATGGAAAATACCAGGTTCTTGGGCAGACTCGGGATGATGCTGCCGGAGAGGCTTTGGATAAGGTGGCCCGGACCTTAGGGCTGGGTTATCCGGGTGGACCATATATTCAGAAGGCTGCCCTTGAAGGGAATCCACATGCCTACGAATTTCCCAGGGCAATGCTTGAGCCCGGCAGTCTGGACTTCAGCTTCAGCGGCGTGAAGTCGGCGGTGCTCAATACCTTGAATTCGGCACGAATGAAGGGCGAGACCGTAAATGTTGCCGATGTGGCGGCTTCTTTTCAGGAGGCCATCGTCGATGTCTTGGTGCGTAAGACCTTGCTGGCCTTGGCTAGGACAAAAGCTCCCACTCTGGTTCTGGCCGGGGGAGTAGCAGCTAATACTCTGCTAAGGGAACGCCTCACTGAGGCAACTCAAAAAAGAGGAATTGCTTTTAGTTACCCGCCCCCAATCCTCTGTACGGATAATGGGGCCATGATCGCGACTGCCGGATATTACCGTTATTTGGATAAGGATTATGCTCCTTGGAATTTGAATGCTATACCGGGACTGAATTTGGCTTAAAAGTATAGAAGAAAATTGGTTTAAACGCTGTCAGTAGGTTGACGAGGCTGCTGCAAATTTCCAAGCGCCTGGAAATTTGCAGCAGCCTCTATATGTAATGCGGGGGTCTCGCAACAGGTTAGGACAGTCGAAAAGGCACTATCGCACTAGTCGGTAGGACATTCGGGTAAGCAATTTTGCAAGGGATAATATGTTCTGTGGATAGTTAACTCTGTGGACAATGTGGATAACTCTGTGACTAACTGATATTGGCGGGCTGAGAGGTGTTGGATCTATGAGAGAGTATTGTCCATAATTACCCACAGATCCTGTGGATAATGTGGATAAGTTAGGAACAAGGGGTTTTTTAGGGGGATGGATATGGGGATAACTTTAAAAATAGAAAAGTATCACAAAGTGCTTTTCTTTTACCCTTTGTTCGAGATAAAATAGAAACATGTGTTTACAGAGTTTCATATACCATGAGGGAGAGCCCTTATAGATGATTGGAAGCTTTACTGGTTTATTTTATTTATAAGAACGGAGAACGAACATGTGGGTTTTATTTGTATGCCTCATAGCAGGAGCTTTTGTGGGATGGTTTCGTTTATTGCCTAAGGCTGTCTTGAATCAAGCGGGGCGGGGGATGATGATCGGGGTATTGATTCTCTTATTAACCATGGGTTTGCGTATTGGCGTTGATCAGGACACTCTCTCCCAGCTGGGGAACTTTGGGTTGCAGGCCTTTCTATTTGCCGTTGCGGCAATTATAGGAAGTGTAGTGGCTGTTCTGCTGTTGGAAAGAGCTTTCATCGGGAAAGCGGGCATGGTTCCACAGCAGGATAAGCTGGAAGTCGATAGCACCGAGACGACTCATCCCTACCGTATGACGTTTACAATTATTGGAGCGTTTATCGCAGGAGTTTTCGGAGGGATGATTTTTTTTCCTCAGGTATGGACGGTATATTTGCCCACCATTACGACCTTAGCCCTTGATTTTACTTTGGTTATGGTAGGTATTGATTTAGGGTTGAATCGCGATATTTGGAGACATATGCTCAAAGTCGGTTGGCAGGTGTTTTTAGCACCTGTGGGTGTGGTGCTCGGCAGTATTGCGGCGGCTATGCTGGTAGGTTTATGCTTTGGATGGAACCTTCGCGAAGGGGGAGCAGTTGGTGCCGGGTTTGGGTGGTACAGCTTATCCGGTGTTTTGATCTCTGACCTTCATTCAGTCTCCTTGGGTACAATTGCTTTTTTGAGCAATATATTCAGAGAGGTTTTAGCCATAATATTTGCCCCCTTTTTAGCCAGGAGAGTTGGGCCGCTGGCTCTTGTTGCTCCCAGTGGGGCAACAGCTATGGACTCCACACTTCCTCTCTTGGTGGCGGTGGGACCTAAAGGTGTCAGTATAGTAGCTATCATAAGCGGTCTTTCTTTATCTCTTTTAGTTCCTGTTTTGGTGCCTTTGGTTTTGGGTTAACCTTAATTAGCAAGCATAGTGAGCAGTTAAAGTATTTTTATCGAAGTTTGGAGAAGGAATATTTTAATCTTTGACGAATCCATTAGTAGGATTGACTGAATTTTCGATAAAATGGAAGAGCTGCTTTTGTTTTAGCAGGGGATATGAAGGAGGATGGAAAGGTGTCTGAGGAGAAGCGGTTATTGCGGGAACATGTACTGTCCCTGCGATCAGCGTTGACACCGGAAGAACGGGCTTCTAAAAGCCAAAGGATTCGGGCTATCGTGACTCAGACCCGTGAGTTTCAGGAAGCAGGCACTATCATGCTGTTTATGAATTTCCGTGATGAGGTAGAGACGACTGAGCTAGCCCAGAAGGTCCTGGACTTGGGGAAGCGGTTGGTATTGCCGCGATGTGCCCCTAAAGGGGTGCTTATACCGGCACTTATCGGAGATTTGGCAAAAGATATTGAGTCGGGAATGTGGGGGATCCGTGAGCCCAAAAAGCAAGAACTCACTGAGGTAGATCCTTTGGAGATCGACGGTATCTTTGTTCCTGGGGCCGCCTTTGATGGGCAGGGAAATCGCCTTGGCTATGGGGGCGGATATTATGATCGGTTTTTCGAAAGGGTGAGAGAAGGGACGCCTAAGATTGCTCTCGCTTTTCACTGCCAAATTGTGGACAGAATCCCCGTTGAAGTTTACGATAAGAAGGTAGATATGTTGATCACTGAACAGGGTGCCATGCGTTTTAAGGAAACGCTTTGAATTTAGTGGAAAAGGGAGGAGAACTATTTTGTGTGAGGAGTGTAAAGAGTTAGTTGATCCTAAAGAGGAGCAATTGGAGCAGATATTAGCTCATCATAAGCGGGAGAAAGGGGCGCTTATTCCTGTTTTGCAGGAAGCGCAAGGGCTTTATGGGTATTTGCCTGAACATGTGATCAAGCACATCAGCAGGGGGCTGGGCATACCTTCAGCTAAGGTTTATGGAGTTGTTACATTTTATGCTCAATTCCGCCTTACCCCTATGGGGCGCAATGTGATTAGTGTCTGCTTAGGCACGGCCTGCCATGTTCGAGGAGGCGCTAAAGTTCTGGAAGCCATAGAGAAGGATACAAAGATTAAGGATGGGCAGACCACGGAAGACGGGCGCTTTACTTTAGAGATCGTCAACTGTATTGGGGCCTGTGGATTAGCTCCCGTTATGTCCATTAATGGGAATGTCCACGGAAGATTGAATGCAGATCAAATCCCAGGAATCCTGGCAGAGTATAAGTAGGGGGAATAGGGATGAACACAGAAGCTAAAAAACAGGTTTTTATCTGTGCAGGTACAGGCTGTATCTCTTCAGGAGCTAATACAATCATCGACTTAATTAACGTGGAGATAGAACGTCGAGGGTTAGCAAAAGATGTGGAGCTCATTGCCACGGGTTGCCGTGGTTTTTGTGAGCAAGGGCCGACTTTAGTTATTGAACCTGCGCAAAGATTCTACCGGAGAATTCAGCCGGAAGATATTCCGGAGCTGGTAGAGAAGGAATTAGCTCAAGGGGAAAAAGTGGAGCGCCTGTTCTATGTGGATCCCCAGTCGGGGGAACCTGCTTTAAGTTATGAGGATATTAGTTTTTTTGCTAAGCAAACTCGTATTGCTCTTAAAAATTGTGGATTTATCGATCCCACCAAGCTCGATGACTATCTGGCTCACAAAGGCTATGAAGGCTTGAAAAAAGCCCTTACGATGGACCCGGAGGCCATTGTCGAAGAGGTCAAGGAATCCGGCTTGCGTGGCCGGGGAGGGGCCGGTTTCTCAACCGGTCTGAAATGGAGCTTATGCAGGGCTACCCCATCCGATAAAAAATATGTGATTTGCAACGCTGACGAAGGAGATCCGGGTGCGTTTATGGATCGCGGTCTTCTCGAGGGAGATCCTCACGCGATCATTGAAGGTATGCTGATCGGCGCTTATGCCATTGGTGCTGATGAGGGCTATGTTTATTGTCGAGCAGAGTACCCTCTGGCGATCAAGAACCTGCAAATTGCCATCAAACAAGCCGAAGAAGCGGGATTCTTAGGGAATAACATCCTGGGTTCCGGATTTAATTTTCATTTGAAAATCAACGCCGGAGCCGGAGCCTTTGTCTGCGGTGAGGAAACCGCTTTGATGGCATCTATCGAGGGCAAACGCGGCATGCCCCGTGTGCGGCCTCCTTTCCCGGCCCAAAGCGGATTATGGGGTAAGCCTACCAATATCAATAATGTTGAGACCTGGTCCAATATTCCTCATATCTTGAGAAACGGAGCCCAATGGTATGCCCAGTACGGAACGGAGAAGAGCAAGGGGACCAAAATTTTTGCGCTAACAGGTAAGGTTAATAACACAGGGCTGGTTGAAGTCCCCATGGGAATGCCCTTAAGAGATATTATCTTTGATATCGGCGGCGGCATTAAAGATGGTGGAAAGTTCAAGGCAGTCCAGATCGGCGGTCCCTCAGGGGGGTGCCTGCCGGAAGATATGCTGGATCTTCCTGTAGATTATGATACCTTAACTAAGGCCGGTGCTATGGTAGGTTCCGGTGGTCTGGTTATTATGGACGAAACCACTTGTATGGTGGATATTGCCCGCTTTTTTCTGAACTTTTCCCAGAGTGAGTCCTGCGGAAAATGTACCCCCTGCCGTGAAGGGAATAAACGGATGTGGGAGATTCTCGATCGCATCACCCGTGGTGAAGGCCGGGAGGATGATATTGAAAAACTGGAAACCCTGGCCTATACAGTTAAGGAAACTTCACTGTGCGGCTTAGGTCAGAATGCGCCCAACCCTATCCTGGCTACCTTAAAGTATTTCCGGGAAGAATTTGAAGAGCATATCCACGCCAAAAAATGCCGGGCCGGAGTCTGCAGTGAACTTCTGACCTACTCTATCGATGCCGAAAAATGCAAAAAATGCGGACTATGTGCCAGAAATTGCCCGGCTAACTGTATCAGCGGCAATAAGAATACCCCCTATGTGATCGATGGGGAAAGATGTATCCGCTGTGGAAGTTGTATGGATTCCTGCAAATTTGGCGCGGTTATCCGGGCCTAGAAGGAGGAGTGGATTTAGTGGAATGGCTTAACT is a window encoding:
- the tsaB gene encoding tRNA (adenosine(37)-N6)-threonylcarbamoyltransferase complex dimerization subunit type 1 TsaB, yielding MKYLTIDTTTKVTALALADDGQLVAEGFLHTSKTHSERLIPVLDQVLEASAWKLQDLDFIGVVRGPGSFTGIRIGIATAQGLAQVLKLPLIGVLSLDSLAWAGHSRKEEIVPILDARKNEWYTAQYRWSEREEIPIRSREPFAVEPALWLKELAEQGKPIVFVGDAVSRYQEKIKAILGDKAVLLPDYLALPRGAYTVRCVWNEWQKGSQEKLVEPYYIRLSEAETNWAKKEEAQKGK
- the tsaE gene encoding tRNA (adenosine(37)-N6)-threonylcarbamoyltransferase complex ATPase subunit type 1 TsaE, whose translation is MELEVQSLSADYTHALGYNLGKVLRGGDVVCLAGDLGAGKTALAKGIGEALAVQEPMTSPTFTFQIEYSGMAQDSPVRLIHMDLYRLRYPEEVEIIGVEDAFQEDAICLIEWPGIAEDILPDDSLAIRIEGSGEEPRLIGFSSQAEAWAERLKDIITEINLVNPFEY
- the nuoF gene encoding NADH-quinone oxidoreductase subunit NuoF, translated to MNTEAKKQVFICAGTGCISSGANTIIDLINVEIERRGLAKDVELIATGCRGFCEQGPTLVIEPAQRFYRRIQPEDIPELVEKELAQGEKVERLFYVDPQSGEPALSYEDISFFAKQTRIALKNCGFIDPTKLDDYLAHKGYEGLKKALTMDPEAIVEEVKESGLRGRGGAGFSTGLKWSLCRATPSDKKYVICNADEGDPGAFMDRGLLEGDPHAIIEGMLIGAYAIGADEGYVYCRAEYPLAIKNLQIAIKQAEEAGFLGNNILGSGFNFHLKINAGAGAFVCGEETALMASIEGKRGMPRVRPPFPAQSGLWGKPTNINNVETWSNIPHILRNGAQWYAQYGTEKSKGTKIFALTGKVNNTGLVEVPMGMPLRDIIFDIGGGIKDGGKFKAVQIGGPSGGCLPEDMLDLPVDYDTLTKAGAMVGSGGLVIMDETTCMVDIARFFLNFSQSESCGKCTPCREGNKRMWEILDRITRGEGREDDIEKLETLAYTVKETSLCGLGQNAPNPILATLKYFREEFEEHIHAKKCRAGVCSELLTYSIDAEKCKKCGLCARNCPANCISGNKNTPYVIDGERCIRCGSCMDSCKFGAVIRA
- a CDS encoding 5-formyltetrahydrofolate cyclo-ligase, whose product is MKEDGKVSEEKRLLREHVLSLRSALTPEERASKSQRIRAIVTQTREFQEAGTIMLFMNFRDEVETTELAQKVLDLGKRLVLPRCAPKGVLIPALIGDLAKDIESGMWGIREPKKQELTEVDPLEIDGIFVPGAAFDGQGNRLGYGGGYYDRFFERVREGTPKIALAFHCQIVDRIPVEVYDKKVDMLITEQGAMRFKETL
- the nuoE gene encoding NADH-quinone oxidoreductase subunit NuoE codes for the protein MCEECKELVDPKEEQLEQILAHHKREKGALIPVLQEAQGLYGYLPEHVIKHISRGLGIPSAKVYGVVTFYAQFRLTPMGRNVISVCLGTACHVRGGAKVLEAIEKDTKIKDGQTTEDGRFTLEIVNCIGACGLAPVMSINGNVHGRLNADQIPGILAEYK
- the rimI gene encoding ribosomal protein S18-alanine N-acetyltransferase; protein product: MMIRPMQESDLSTILEIEHACFPAPWAPQSFVSELRDNEYARYFCLEHEGNIIGYMGLWFILEEGHITNVAVAPGYQGMGGGEFLMRSVIDLMVKEGMERMTLEVRASNTSAQRLYERLGFVTAGVRKGYYSDNREDALIMWLDIGKD
- a CDS encoding lysine exporter LysO family protein; its protein translation is MWVLFVCLIAGAFVGWFRLLPKAVLNQAGRGMMIGVLILLLTMGLRIGVDQDTLSQLGNFGLQAFLFAVAAIIGSVVAVLLLERAFIGKAGMVPQQDKLEVDSTETTHPYRMTFTIIGAFIAGVFGGMIFFPQVWTVYLPTITTLALDFTLVMVGIDLGLNRDIWRHMLKVGWQVFLAPVGVVLGSIAAAMLVGLCFGWNLREGGAVGAGFGWYSLSGVLISDLHSVSLGTIAFLSNIFREVLAIIFAPFLARRVGPLALVAPSGATAMDSTLPLLVAVGPKGVSIVAIISGLSLSLLVPVLVPLVLG
- a CDS encoding amidohydrolase, with product MKAKTSLFIRDGLIKTMKGQEFIGGILVEGTQIKALGENLVAPEGAEIIEAHGKLILPGFIDAHCHVGLGEEIYQNEGDDLNEMTDPVTPELRAIDGINPEDEGLRDARLGGVTAVFSTPGSGNVIGGTGVVLKTVGKVVDKMIVREPAGLKVAFGENPKMVYGGEQKKMPMTRMATAALLRQALVDAETYLEKLEQGIEDPEKVPERDLGMESLIRVIKREIPLRAHAHRADDIMTAIRIAKEFNVDLVIEHCTEGHKIAEEIAEYGYPAVVGPSLVNRAKVELKDKSFETPHVLTQAGVKVAIITDHPVTPIEQLSLCAALVARAGMDEEEALKAITINPAEILGVDHRLGSLEVGKDADIVIWSEHPFVLKSRPETVIINGKVITD
- the tsaD gene encoding tRNA (adenosine(37)-N6)-threonylcarbamoyltransferase complex transferase subunit TsaD; amino-acid sequence: MNNKDINILGIETSCDETSAAVLRNGCELLSHIISSQIKTHQKYGGVVPEVASREHILHLQSVVEQALQEAKMGFGDLAGIAVTYGPGLVGSLLVGVAGAKAMAYGAGIPLLGVNHLEGHIYANFLHNPGLKFPLLALLVSGGHSHLVYFEGHGKYQVLGQTRDDAAGEALDKVARTLGLGYPGGPYIQKAALEGNPHAYEFPRAMLEPGSLDFSFSGVKSAVLNTLNSARMKGETVNVADVAASFQEAIVDVLVRKTLLALARTKAPTLVLAGGVAANTLLRERLTEATQKRGIAFSYPPPILCTDNGAMIATAGYYRYLDKDYAPWNLNAIPGLNLA